The Niastella koreensis GR20-10 genome includes a window with the following:
- a CDS encoding mandelate racemase/muconate lactonizing enzyme family protein: protein MKVAYKTINLPFRYPFTISKGTKTHQPSLIVQLENRGLAGYGEAPAITYYNIPVEKMVADLEAKKLFVEKFAFTDPERYWHYLHHLYPQNNFLVCALDIAAWDMYGKIRNQPLYKLWGLDNTKAPATDYTIGIDTIDKMVAKMQEKPWPIYKIKLGTGQDIEIMTALRKHTDAILRVDANAAWTVTEALEKLPALKDLGVEFVEQPLAKDDWEGMKRLYKESPLPLIADESCVLEADVQKCHGHFHGINIKLTKCSGITPARRMITQARELGMKVMVGSMNESTVGSAAIAHLNPLLDYVDMDGPLLLAEDIATGLQYENGKVTVSETPGLGIQLTGKSNL, encoded by the coding sequence ATGAAAGTAGCTTATAAGACTATCAACTTACCGTTCCGTTACCCTTTTACCATTTCAAAAGGCACCAAAACCCATCAGCCGTCCCTGATCGTTCAACTCGAAAACAGGGGCCTGGCAGGGTATGGCGAGGCGCCGGCGATCACGTATTACAATATTCCCGTTGAAAAAATGGTGGCCGACCTGGAAGCGAAAAAACTGTTTGTTGAAAAATTCGCCTTTACCGACCCTGAACGCTACTGGCATTACCTGCATCATTTATACCCGCAAAATAACTTCCTGGTGTGCGCACTGGATATCGCCGCCTGGGACATGTATGGGAAGATCCGCAATCAACCCCTGTACAAATTATGGGGGCTTGACAATACAAAAGCGCCTGCTACCGATTATACCATCGGTATAGACACCATTGACAAAATGGTGGCCAAGATGCAGGAAAAACCATGGCCCATTTACAAGATAAAACTGGGCACCGGTCAGGACATTGAAATAATGACCGCCTTACGCAAACATACCGATGCCATCTTACGTGTTGACGCCAATGCCGCCTGGACGGTTACCGAGGCACTGGAAAAATTACCAGCGCTGAAAGACCTGGGGGTTGAATTTGTAGAACAACCACTGGCCAAAGACGATTGGGAAGGCATGAAACGGTTATACAAAGAATCTCCACTGCCATTAATAGCCGATGAAAGCTGCGTGCTGGAAGCTGACGTACAAAAATGCCACGGGCATTTTCATGGCATCAATATAAAACTCACCAAGTGCAGCGGTATTACACCTGCCCGCCGCATGATAACCCAGGCCCGTGAACTGGGCATGAAGGTAATGGTAGGCAGTATGAATGAAAGTACCGTAGGTTCGGCCGCCATTGCCCATTTGAATCCCTTGCTCGATTATGTGGATATGGATGGCCCGTTGTTACTGGCCGAAGATATTGCCACCGGGTTACAATATGAAAATGGAAAAGTAACCGTTAGTGAAACGCCGGGGTTGGGAATCCAGCTTACCGGTAAGTCGAATTTATAA
- a CDS encoding 4-alpha-glucanotransferase, with the protein MTIHFYIRFFTRPGESLFVTGNTDELGNNDIDKAHPLTWLSHDLWTGTVTINNPQIDVIHYSYIYKGMDGYQVQEWDDHKTIDISKKPMQEIRVMDTWNSAGEFENAFYTDPFQEILLKEQETRSKAKAVKNATHYFKVKAPLLEKNEVVCLLGSNKALADWDQEEPVLLHRENNWWAVKLHLPKESFPIQYKYGVYNIKSNSFVRFETGENRWLHGDALVNTLTILHDGFVHLPNTTWRGAGVVLPVFSLRSKNSFGTGEFTDLKLLVDWAVKTGMKMIQILPVNDTTATHTWMDSYPYAAISAFALHPLYLNITKVAGKEFADLIKPLKKKQVQLNELAEVDYEAVMHVKLAAIKELYMVQKEKWLKDPDFAKFFYQNEHWLVPYAVFCSLRDRFGTADFNQWKTNNIYNKEAILKLASPKSKQYDEVAIHYFTQYHLHSQLQEAAAYAHKNGVILKGDIAIGVYRYGSDAWQKPELYHMEMQAGAPPDDFAVRGQNWGFPTYNWERMAADGFEWWHQRFVQMSNYFDAFRIDHILGFFRIWSIPMHAVEGIMGFFVPALPVHVEELEQRGIWFTPVRYCQPYINDTVLWEMFGPNKEKFYPYLDSAGNQFTLKPEFATQRQVELHFDALERSEENQHLRQGLYDLISNVILFEQPGSNGREFHFRISMENTTSFKHLEGYVQDRLKELYINYFYQRQEHFWMQEGLRKLPALKRSTNMLICGEDLGMVPQCVPVVMKQLGIVSLEIQRMPKDIHSEFFHPAQAPYLSVVTPSTHDMSTIRGWWEEDRTKTQRFFNTVLGQWGEAPATCEAWINKAIVIQHLQSPAMWATFQLQDLLGMNETLRRENPAEERINIPAIPKHYWRYRMHLTLEQLLKEKEFNEEVEEYVKDSGR; encoded by the coding sequence ATGACTATCCATTTTTATATAAGATTTTTCACCCGGCCCGGCGAATCCCTTTTTGTAACCGGCAATACCGACGAGTTGGGAAATAACGATATTGACAAGGCGCACCCGTTAACCTGGCTTAGTCACGACCTTTGGACGGGCACGGTAACCATTAACAATCCACAAATCGACGTCATTCATTACAGTTACATTTATAAGGGCATGGATGGTTACCAGGTGCAGGAGTGGGACGACCATAAAACCATTGACATCTCCAAAAAGCCCATGCAGGAGATCAGGGTGATGGATACCTGGAACTCTGCCGGCGAATTTGAGAACGCTTTTTATACCGATCCCTTCCAGGAGATCCTGCTCAAAGAACAGGAAACCCGCAGCAAGGCCAAGGCCGTAAAAAATGCCACGCACTATTTTAAAGTAAAAGCACCATTGCTGGAGAAAAATGAAGTAGTGTGCCTGCTGGGTAGCAACAAAGCTTTAGCCGATTGGGACCAGGAAGAACCGGTATTACTGCACCGTGAAAATAACTGGTGGGCGGTAAAACTGCATTTACCAAAGGAATCATTCCCCATTCAATACAAATACGGGGTATATAATATAAAAAGCAACAGCTTTGTACGGTTTGAAACCGGGGAAAACCGCTGGCTGCATGGCGATGCCCTGGTAAACACCCTCACCATTTTACACGATGGCTTTGTACACCTGCCTAATACAACCTGGCGGGGCGCCGGTGTGGTGTTACCCGTCTTTAGCTTACGCAGCAAAAACTCGTTTGGCACCGGCGAATTCACCGACCTGAAGCTGCTGGTTGACTGGGCCGTAAAAACCGGCATGAAGATGATCCAGATATTGCCGGTGAACGACACCACCGCCACCCATACCTGGATGGATTCTTATCCTTACGCCGCTATCTCGGCATTTGCCTTACACCCGCTGTACCTGAATATTACAAAAGTGGCTGGTAAGGAATTTGCCGACCTCATAAAACCGCTTAAGAAAAAGCAGGTACAGTTAAATGAGCTGGCCGAAGTAGATTATGAAGCCGTGATGCATGTAAAGCTGGCCGCCATTAAGGAATTGTACATGGTGCAAAAAGAGAAGTGGTTAAAAGACCCTGATTTTGCCAAGTTCTTTTACCAGAATGAACACTGGCTGGTGCCCTATGCGGTTTTCTGCAGCCTGCGCGATCGCTTTGGAACGGCCGATTTTAACCAATGGAAAACGAATAATATTTACAATAAAGAAGCCATCCTGAAACTGGCTTCGCCCAAAAGCAAACAATACGATGAGGTGGCCATCCATTACTTTACGCAATACCATTTGCATAGCCAGTTACAGGAAGCTGCCGCCTATGCGCATAAGAATGGTGTAATTCTGAAAGGTGATATTGCCATTGGGGTATACCGTTATGGCAGCGATGCCTGGCAGAAGCCCGAACTTTATCATATGGAAATGCAGGCCGGCGCCCCGCCAGATGATTTTGCCGTACGCGGGCAGAACTGGGGCTTTCCTACGTATAACTGGGAGCGTATGGCGGCCGACGGGTTTGAATGGTGGCACCAGCGGTTTGTACAAATGAGTAACTACTTCGATGCCTTCCGCATCGATCACATCCTCGGGTTCTTCCGCATCTGGAGTATTCCCATGCACGCTGTAGAGGGAATCATGGGCTTTTTTGTGCCCGCATTACCAGTGCATGTAGAAGAGCTGGAACAACGCGGCATCTGGTTCACGCCGGTTCGGTATTGTCAGCCATACATCAACGATACGGTGTTGTGGGAAATGTTTGGCCCCAATAAAGAAAAGTTCTATCCCTATTTGGATAGTGCCGGAAACCAGTTCACGTTGAAACCAGAATTTGCCACCCAGCGACAGGTGGAATTGCATTTCGATGCACTGGAGCGCAGTGAAGAAAACCAGCACTTGCGGCAAGGCTTGTACGATCTTATTTCCAACGTCATATTGTTTGAACAACCAGGGTCGAACGGGCGGGAATTTCATTTCCGCATCAGTATGGAAAACACCACTTCCTTCAAACACCTGGAAGGGTATGTGCAGGATAGACTGAAGGAATTGTATATAAATTATTTTTACCAGCGGCAGGAACATTTCTGGATGCAGGAAGGGTTACGTAAATTGCCGGCGCTAAAGCGGTCGACCAACATGCTTATTTGCGGGGAAGACCTGGGCATGGTGCCACAGTGCGTTCCGGTGGTAATGAAACAGCTGGGTATTGTGAGCCTGGAAATTCAACGGATGCCCAAAGACATCCACAGTGAGTTCTTCCATCCGGCACAGGCGCCGTACCTGTCGGTGGTAACGCCATCAACGCACGATATGAGCACCATCCGCGGTTGGTGGGAAGAGGACCGCACAAAAACGCAACGGTTCTTTAACACGGTATTGGGGCAATGGGGCGAAGCGCCGGCCACCTGTGAAGCGTGGATCAATAAGGCCATTGTGATCCAGCACCTGCAATCGCCTGCCATGTGGGCAACATTTCAGCTGCAGGATCTGTTAGGCATGAATGAAACCCTTCGCCGCGAAAACCCGGCGGAAGAACGCATCAACATCCCGGCCATTCCAAAACATTACTGGCGGTACCGGATGCATTTGACGCTGGAACAGCTGCTGAAAGAAAAAGAGTTTAATGAGGAAGTTGAAGAGTATGTGAAAGACTCAGGAAGATGA